A segment of the Carya illinoinensis cultivar Pawnee chromosome 1, C.illinoinensisPawnee_v1, whole genome shotgun sequence genome:
atAAGCAAACACATATCCAAAAATTAAAGCACAAGAATCATATTACAAGAAAGGTAACTTGTTGAAAGGAGGATGAATAAATTAGGGTCTCTATTCTCATCCTAAAGTTAGGAAATTTCTATACACTACACTATTATCTcactttcatcttattatataatatatgacatatttatcagtattatatgatattttattagataattttttattatcaaataataataaatatgtcatattttatatagtgagatgaaaataagatgagagtATGACTCATCATTTTTTCATctcactatataaaatatagtatatttattatcattcatgataataatagaataaaaaaagatgataatataatgtatacatttttccttatatatgcgttttttttttcctataaaaaattGACACCTCGTGGTTTTCATTAGAgcttggaaaggaaataaaagtgtGCTGTGAAACGACGACGTGTGTATAGTCACTCAAAGTCGAGAGACGCAGAGCAAAAGGGAGTGTTTGTGGAAGGTGTCGATGGACGCCGTCGAAGCTCCCTCTCCTCCTTCTCAGCCTTCTTCCCATTTCAGGCACCGTTTAATCTTGctcttgtttctttcttttatttgtctTTCCCTATTTCcatttttatataacttttaaaactttccactaattttaaaacttgtCTATTGCAGTCAACAACGCCATTTCTATGTTGCTGTGGACAGGCTTCAGTTCAAAATGGTTTCGGtttctttccattttattcTCCATTTATAATTGAATATAACAATAACCCATTTCAAATTATGGTTCGAAAAccaatttatttgattttgttgtATGAATCGGGGCGCAGGAGACGTTGGTGGATTTTTTAGGCGTGGCGGGACGGCGTCCATGCCTGCCGATGGCCGTGTGCTGTAGTTCCCGCGACGAGCTTGACGCAGTTTGCTCCGCCGTATCCAACCTCCCCTATATTTCTTTGGCCCCTCTGGTAActcttctctcattttctttcataattTGGGCaattttgtattgtaattagtTGCATATATTCCTCTCAATTTACTGTCTAGCAGATTGCGTTTAGCTGACGTTCACCTATAAAAGTAGCGATATAAGAGAGCATGCTGAATTTATAAAATGGCTTGATAACATCAGTAAGGCAAGGTAGAACACACTTTTGATCCAAAGATTGGCTTCCTTAACCTGAAACGTAATATAAGATAGGTGTTGTTCAATCATATAAGATAGATTGGCTTCCTTGTTGTCCTCTCCATGAGGGCCAATCCACATTCTTTGGATCAAAAGTGTGCTCTACTTGCCTTACAGATGTTATCAAGTCATTTTATAAATCCAGCATGCTCTCTTATAGCGCTACTTTTATCTAATGCTTAATTTTAATGGTATTTCATGTAAAACTGGCCATGGTTCTTCCCATTTATGGATTTGCATTTTAGTaggacagtttttttttttccccttgaaATTCAAGTATATATCATAGGCCTCTCCCattatgaaaattatgaaattagaTTTACTCATTCTACCtaaatgttttgttttgcaaCACATGCATAgctctctctatcttcttcttcttcttttctttgttgtttttttgttgTGTTGGGGGcaatggggggggggggcaggCGCGAGGGGTTGACACATGCTGTTAAACTCTGTTTTGTGGTATTCGTTTCAGAAATGTACTTTTGACCATCAGCACCCATATCTACCAAGATTGAAACTAGGGAACTATTGACTCCCTGAACTTTGAATGTTTGTTAATATTACATACATATTGTTTTCCAAAATTCCAGTACAGTGACCTTGCTGAAGTAGAACGTGCTCTAGTTCTGGAGCAATTTCGGAAAGCCACAATGAACTGGATCAAGAACATCAGTGTTCAACCAGGAGATGACAGTGAAATTGATAAAGAAGAACAAAAGTCCCATATGATAGTTGTGACTGACGTTTGCCTCCCACTTCTTGCTTCTGGGGAATTGCCCATTTCTGCTCGTGTTTTGATAAATTATGAATTACCTACGAAGAAGGTGCAGTCCATCCTTCATTTATGACTTGAAATGTGGGACAATtccatgcctttttttttttttacacattttactTTTGCTGTTTTCATAACGCTTTACCTCTTGTCATGTAATAAGTCACATTATATCCTTTTGCAATTACATTTTCAGCTTGTTTGGCCTTGCAATGATCCTACAGATCTGAGGTCTGTTTCAGTAGATTGCAACTGTGAGATCAATGTTTTGTTGTTTGTACACATTGTTTATGTTGTTGCATGTTGAGCACCCCATGCTACCGCATCTCTTAATGAATGAAACTTTTGTGTGGAGTTTTTCCCTCTTGATTGTCCTGTTGGCACAGATGGACCCTATCTTTAAAGGATAGTAGCATcatgaaaattaatttattatctcAGATCAGATATAATATGCCCGCTTCCAATACAGCATTCCAACGTGCTCTTCTACCTGTTGCCTAGAGAGGTCTTTCAAGGGCATGTAAGGACTAGCTGACAAGAACCTACCTAATGTTCTGCCATCTGTGTGTCTAATTCACGGAGGATTGTGAGGAGTTTATGGAGTGGAGTACATGTGGATTGGGCATACTTGGCATCTAACGGGGCGTCGGGTGGGGTGTTGGTGTTGTGGGATAGGAGGGTGGTGGAAAAGATAGATGAGTTTATTGGACAATACATGATAGCTTGTTCGTTTAAGGGTGTGTCCGATGACTTTTTATGGGCTTTTGCGGGTGTTTATGGCCCCAATGTAGACATGGATAGAAGGTTACTGTGGGAAGAATTAGCCGGGGTGTATACTTGGTGGGATATTCCATGGTGCATTGGAGGAGATTTTAACGTTGCAAGATTCTGTAGTGAAGTGGATGGAAGTAGAAGAATGAGGCCAGCCATGGAGGAGTTCTCGGAATGTATTTCTGATCTGAATTTGGTAGATTTGCCACTAGCCGGAGGTACCGCTACTTGGTCTAACAATCAATCATGGTCTCGACTGGATCGTTTCCTAATCTCCCCAGAATGGGAAAGCCATTTTCCGGATGTATGGCAAAAGCGACTGCCCCGGATAGGTTCAGACCATTGGCCCGTTTTGTTGGATTGCGGAGGGTTAAGTAGTGGCCAGCGGCCTTTCAAATTCGAAAATATGTGGCTTAAATCTGAAGGTTTTGTGGAGAGGGTTAAACAGTGGTGGTCTTCCTACCAGTTCCAAGGTACGCCCAGTTTCATTTTTGCTGGCAAGTTGAAAGCACTCAAAAGAGATTTAAGAGTATGGAACACGGAGTCTTTCGGAAATGTAggagaaaacagaaaaataaagttGCTGGAAATTCAAGAGATCGAGAGGCTTCAAGGGATGCATCCACTTTCACAGGAAGAATTAGGTCGGAAGGCTGAGCTGATTGCAGATGTTGAGAGGTTGATACTTCTAGAAGAAGTGTCATGGCGTCAAAAGTCTAGGGCATTATGGTTGCGGGAAGGAGATAGAAGCACAAGGTTTTTCCACAGGATTGCAAACTCACAtagaagaaacaataatattgagatgctgaaaattGAAGGGGTGGAGTGTAGAGATGAACAGACGATTCACAATCATATAGTTGACTTTTATGAGAACTTACTTACAGAGCAAGCGGGATGGCGGCCTCCTTTGAATGGGATGGTTTTTGATACTCTTGAGCCAAGTGATGTGTTGAGATTGGAGAGGGAGTTCCAGGAGTTAGAGGTTCTTGAGGTAGTGAAGAAAATGATTAGGGACAAAGCTCCAGGACCGGATGGGTTCTCTATGGGATTCTTTCAGGATTGTTGGGAAGTAATAAAGGAGGACCTGATGAAGGTGTTCCAAGAGTTTTATATggttggaaaatttgaaaaaagtctaaacactactttccttgcactgataCCGAAGAAGGTAGGGGCTTTGGAAATCATGGAATATCGACCTATTAGTCTAGTGAATGGGGTATATAAGATAATCTCAAAAGTTCTTGCGAACAGACTGAGTGAGGTGGTGGGGAAGATTGTTTCAAATCCGCAGAATGCTTTTGTAAAAGGAAGACAGATTCTAGATGCTGCGCTTATTGCAAATGAATGCCTTGATAGTAGATTGAAGACTGGAAATTCTGGGTTCTTGTGtaaattagacatggaaaaggcatatgatcatgtcaattgggaatTTCTTCTCAATTTGCTAAGGAGATgcggttttggggagagatgggGGAAATGGATCCATTGGTGCATATCGACGGCGAAGTTTTCAGCGTTGGTAAATGGCGGAGCAGTGGGCTTTTTTAATAGTTCACGtgggttgagacaaggggatccgttGTCACCTTTGTTGTTTGTTATAGTCATGGAAGCTTTAAGCAGGATGATCACGGCCTTGGTTACGAATGGCTTCATTGAGGGCTTTAAGATTGGAACTCCGGAGATGGgcattattaatatttctcacCTATTGTTCGCAGATGATACACTTATCATGTGTGGAGCGGAACAGAACCAGATGCAAGCACTGAAGGCTTTATTCCTTTGTTTCGAGGCAGTGTCCGGGTTGAAGGTGAATCTTGAGAAGTCAGAATTGGTGCCAATCGGGGTAGTGCCTAACAAGCGCCAGCTAGCTAGATTGTTGGGGTGCAAGTTAACGTCATTACCCATGACTTATTTGGGACTTCCTCTGGGAAGCGCCTCAAGGGCGTTATCAGTTTGGAATACTGTGATTGAGAAAGTTGAGAGAAGATTGGCgggatggaagagaatgtatTTGTCTAAAGGTGGTAGGATTACTCTAATAAAGAGTACACTCTCTAACCTACCAACTtactttttatctcttttcccAATACCAGCGAGTGTAGCAGCCCGTATTGAGAAACTCCAACGTGACTTCCTATGGGGGGATGAGGGAGGAGTTTAAGTTTCATCTGGTTAAGTGGGCAGAGGTTTGTCGTCCTATCTCGGGTGGAGGGTTGGGGATTAGAAACCTAAGGGTGTTCAATCGAGCTTTACTAGGaaaatggctatggagatatGCGACAGAACCAGAATCCTTATGGAAAATGGtgattgaaaagaaatatggtgCTCTATGGGGGGATTGGTGCTCTAGAGAAGTAAGGGGGGCCTATGGTGTTGGgttgtggaaaaacataagAAAGGGATGGGGGGTGTTTAATTGCTTTGTTAAGTTACAGCTGGGTGTGGGCTCAAGGATAAAATTTTGGAGTGATGTTTGGTGTGACAATAGGGCATTGCAAGATCTATTTCCCTCTCTCTTCCAGATAGCAAGCGCAAAGGACGTTTCAATGGCAGATGTTGTGGAGACATCGGGGGGACACATTCACTGGAACGTTACCTTTAGTAGGgcggcccaagattgggaaataaGTTGCTTTGCTGATTTCTATAGCCTATTATATGCCATCAGACCAAACAGGCAGCTTGAAGATGTTATGTGGTGGAAGCCGACAGCTAAAGGCTCTTTCACTGTTCGCTCATTCTATAAGGCTCTTACTATGGAGCCAAATGCTCAGTTTCCTTGGAAAAAGATTTGGAGACACAAAGCACCACCCAAAGTCTCCTTCTTTGTCTGGACAGCTTCTCGGGGAAAGATTCTCACAATTGATAACTTGAGGAAAAGGAGGATTATCATTACAgagtggtgttgtatgtgtaaaggAGGGGGAGAGTCGGTAGATCACCTTCTCCTGCATTGTGATACAGCCGGAATACTATGGAATGAGGTATTTACTCGACTAGACCTGGCATGGGTTATGCCGAAGACGGTGAAGACAGCTTTGGCGAGTTGGCCAAATTTAAGAGGAAGGCAACCAATCAAagcaatgtggaagatgattcctctatgcattatgtggtgcttatggCAGGAGCGCAATGAGAGGACTTTTGAAGACCGAGAAAGATCCTTAGAGGaactaaaagttttatttttcagaactctttgtagttgggctatagctgtggattttaatggcatggtttttcatgattttcttgtctctaatgtgcctacctagttagggcattAGACTAGTGTAACTGGCTTTGCTTTTCTTGgatcaatatatttatttattcatcaaaaaaagaaagaaaaacctcACTTTTCTAATCTTCCGCTCTAATGCAGGCCGGGCTGCGGTGGGTGCAGGAGGAAGAAACATACCTTTGTGGTATTTGATTTTTGATACAAATGACCCTTGCCTAATCATTTCTTTTACCTTGCCAAACGTGGTCATTTCAGAGCAATCACTCAAAGGATCATTAAAGACTGCCGGACTCTATGTTCTGAAATATCTTTGATGCATGtccatttgttttgtttgtttgaattttgtgTTATATGCATAAATTGTGTTGAGTGTGATATGCAAGAGTAATAAAGGGATACCCTGTCTAACAGATTCTAGCCATGTTTCCCATGTTTGTGCTGACTTTCAGGAAATATACATGAGGCGCACGACAACTTGCTTGGCAGCAGGTTCTTTTACCTATGCCATAAACATTTTACTAGTCAGATGGCATGGAGGTATGCACTCACAGTAACATCGTATAAATATCTGCAGATGGGATTGTAATCAATATGGTGGTTGGGGGTGAAGTGGTGACTCTCAAAAGCATAGAAGAAAGCAGCAATCTTGTCATAGCTGAAATGCCAATAAGtgtaagttctttcctttctttttgttccCTTACTTAATATGTTTCAACATGAATTTTGACAAATATGAATCTAAATCCCAATCAACTGCATCTTACAGTGAGGGCTTGCCATTAATTTTTTTCCG
Coding sequences within it:
- the LOC122305622 gene encoding eukaryotic initiation factor 4A, with translation MDAVEAPSPPSQPSSHFSQQRHFYVAVDRLQFKMETLVDFLGVAGRRPCLPMAVCCSSRDELDAVCSAVSNLPYISLAPLYSDLAEVERALVLEQFRKATMNWIKNISVQPGDDSEIDKEEQKSHMIVVTDVCLPLLASGELPISARVLINYELPTKKEIYMRRTTTCLAADGIVINMVVGGEVVTLKSIEESSNLVIAEMPISISEIL